The sequence caccgccgaaCAGGCCGATCTTGCCGCCCTTGCAGTAGGGCAGAATGAGGTCGATCACCTTGATGCCGGTCGTCAGGATCGTGTCCTCCGCGGCCTGGTCCGCCAGCTTCGGGGCCTCGGCGTGGATCGCCATGCGCATCTTCTCGCCCACGGGGCCGCGCTGGTCGATCGCGTCGCCCAGAACGTTGAAGATGCGGCCCAGCGTCTCACGGCCCACCGGCACAGAGATGTTGCCGCCGGTCGACACAACCTTCGACTTCAGCTTCAGCAGGTCCGTCGTCTGCATCGCAATGCAGCGGCCGGTGTTCGCATCCAAGTGCTGCACGATCTCCAGCGTCAGCGGCTCATCGCGGCCAAGGTCCTCCGTCACATCCAGCGCCGTCAGTACGGGCGGCACGCCCTCCGAGAAGTGCAcgtccaccaccgcgccaATGACCTGCGACACGTAGCCGACGCGGCCCTTGTGCTCCGCAGgcttcgcggcagcggcagccgccgccgacgacgcagcgcgcaccccagcggcgcggcgaatCATCGCAGACTGCACACGGGACAGCATGGTNNNNNNNNNNNNNNNNNNNNNNNNNNNNNNNNNNNNNNNNNNNNNNNNNNNNNNNNNNNNNNNNNNNNNNNNNNNNNNNNNNNNNNNNNNNNNNNNNNNNNNNNNNNNNNNNNNNNNNNNNNNNNNNNNNNNNNNNNNNNNNNNNNNNNNNNNNNNNNNNNNNNNNNNNNNNNNNNNNNNNNNNNNNNNNNNNNNNNNNNNNNNNNNNNNNNNNNNNNNNNNNNNNNNNNNNNNNNNNNNNNNNNNNNNNNNNNNNNNNNNNNNNNNNNNNNNNNNNNNNNNNNNNNNNNNNNNNNNNNNNNNNNNNNNNNNNNNNNNNNNNNNNNNNNNNNNNNNNNNNNNNNNNNNNNNNNNNNNNNNNNNNNNNNNNNNNNNNNNNNNNNNNNNNNNNNNNNNNNNNNNNNNNNNNNNNNNNNNNNNNNNNNNNNNNNNNNNNNNNNNNNNNNNNNNNNNNNNNNNNNNNNNNNNNNNNNNNNNNNNNNNNNNNNNNNNNNNNNNNNNNNNNNNNNNNNNNNNNggcagccgccgccgacgacgcagcgcgcaccccagcggcgcggcgaatCATCGCAGACTGCACACGGGACAGCATGGTGTTGCGATGGAGGTGTGATAAGTGCGTGTTTAGGAGTGGGTGCCAGGTGTATGGCACACAGGCGGGCACACGACAAGAGGTCAGAGCTCGTCGTACTGGGtaaggaggaagaagagctgAGAACGAGcggaaggaagaagagcaagaCCACACGTCTGGGTGCGCTGTCGATGTTCGAGCACGAACGGGTTTGTGAGGCACGTCtgatgtatgtgtgtgtgcgtgtgtgtttgcgtgggATCCGGCATCCAGCGAAGAGTGTACagcgacgcgcacacgcgcggaGATGGAAacggtgggggagggggaagagagtgCGAGAAACACAGAGAAGTACAGAGAAGCAGTTGCAATGTTGGCAacagcggtggagggggcgaggcCTAGTgggcgccgtcatcgcctGCGAAGACATGGTAAAGGTCAGCTGCTCGAGGAAGTGATGTGGAGGGGAACGAAAATCACATCTGATCTGAGGAGAGCCTATTCGCTTGCACAGAGGGAGATCGATGCACGAGCAACACGAAGCACAGTTGGGTGGCCTGCAGTGCGCCGGCGGACTTGCTcatctgtgtgcgcgtgagtgATGGGGTGCTGCGCAGGAGGCAGATGAGGGGAGgtccccacccaccaccccacctcctcgccgttcccccccccgcgcaCCGAAGCAATCCCACAAGCCGAGTCTCACGTTACCTTCGCTTGGTGCGCGTGGTGGCTGTTCTTGCTGttgaaaaggagaaaaaaacaGAAATAAAgcgaaaacagaaagagacCAAAAGACGAGAGCGCGCGCCCTGCGCACCTCTGCACGCAGatccgcgcacacgcaccacctGGGCCGCCAatgtctccctctccccagGCACGCCCTCTTTACTCGGCAgccggagcagcggcagccgcctcagCCGGGGCGGCCTGCACGATGCGCGTGTACACGCGGGTCTTGCTGGAGCACGACACCAGGCGGATGAGCTTTTCGCGGCACAGCTGCTTGAggcccgcggcggcgatggagacGGCAATCTTGAGTCGGTCGGAGATGATCGACGGGGTGATGAGTTTGTACTTGGGCACCTCGCTGCGGAGCTTGTCGTACGTCTCCTTGTCGAACATCACGGCGTTCTGCAGAGCCTCGCGGGACTGGCCCTTGCTCCACTTCTTCGTGGTCTTCTTCGCGCCCTTGTTGGCGGCCTCCATCTTGGCCTTCTTCGTCTGGCCAGCCTTCGGCGGCATGATTGCAgcgatggggagggggacacGAGTAGGCTTCACTTTTTTGACGGTAGAACCGAAGAAGGGCAAGGGCAAGGGTAAGGGCGTGCGTCGGTGTGCGGATGAATCGTGGAGTGTGCCGTCCACACAAGGTGTCGAAACACGACAGCAGCCATGTCCGAAGATGTGACATACGCGCGAAAAGCGCCAAGCGTGAAGGGGCGAGGAGGTTTTGGATAGTGAGGAAGGCAGAGAttgaagagagggagagggaagcagAAATGGTGTGAGCGCGGGCAGTATTCCATCGCgctcgcgtgtgcgcgtgtgcgtagCGCTCCGTAAGAAGGGCCTGATTcggcgcacacgagcaccaggcacgcacacgagggTAGGTGCTGCGTCTTTATCAGTTCGCACTGCGCACTCGACCAACCTCTGCGGTCGTTCTGTGATTCGCCCTCGTTcgccaccctcccctcttgATCCCGCCGGCCGGCGCGTGTATCTGCGCGGGTGcgaaaaggagggagaacACAATAAAGCGTCTGGAGCTGAGACGGCGAAGCCGCCAAGCGCGGGTGCTGTTCCCgcgctgcgcacacacacacacacacacgcacgagcgTCAGCATCACCGTGGTGCTTCTTATCGATCGATGCAGTAGATGGCATggggaaagggagaaagGAGTACCTCCCGCTCGTGTTCAGCGACGTCGCTCTTGCAGGTAGgacgcgatggcgccgcccaAGCATGCCACTACCCGCGGGTTGACGGCGTTGCCAATCAGCTTGTAAACGGCACCGGATGGCACCTGGCGGAGCACTGCAGCAGGAATCACAGCAGCACCCGGTGGAGTTGCGCCATCAGCGCTTGACGAAAGCTGCGTCGTGTCGTGCGGAAGAAGGAAAGTGTCCTCGATTCCTTgcaagcgcgcgcactcgcgcagcgcgaagaaccgcagcggtggaggcggcggcgccggaaTCGCCGGGTTCTCTgagccgccagcgcgcacaTCATCGGCGTCGTCCCCTGGCTTCAGCGGCGTCTTCTCCAGTAGCATCGCCACGACCTCATGCTGCGTCCGCTCTGATGAAAAAGGCACAAACTCGGAGTAGAGTTGATAGCTCGTGCGGTAGCTACCCAGCAGGGTGCGGGCCCGCCCTTGCACGTCGCACAGACGCCACAGTGGGTTCTGCCGGTACGTGCGACTGCGTCGAACCGCCTCCCATTGAGCGGAAGTCAGCTGAACGTCACCGTGTGCGGAGCTGTGGgccgcgctcttctctccgtGTGATGTGCTAGTTGGCTCATCCTGTATTGAGCGGCCTTGTGGTGTTGAGTACGACAAGTCCACAGTTGAGGGGGCCACAAGCAGCTCCTGGACGATGCGGTATGGCGAGTCCAGAGAAGCGGCCTTGATTCGTTGAAGGGCATCAGCAACAACTCGGGCTGCAGCCGCACTTGCCTCCCCATCGTCAGCGCGAGGCAGGGCGGACTGACAGAGGGCGCGATCAAGGGGCACCGCACGTGCCGGCACCAGAGGTGAGGCGACCCGGAAGCCGAAGAAGTACACTCGCTTTCGCGTCTGCGGTGTTAGGGcgccgccatccacgaccACATGCTGCACCTCGTACTCCAACGCGACATCCTCGGCGGTTGGCGTGGACAACGCCGACGCCGGGCGGCGGAGCCGGGCAAGGATCAcagcgagctgcgcgccagcCTCCACCTCGACAAGATGCTCCACATTCTCCAGCAAGAATGCTGTCGGTCGAGTAGCAGCCAGTACCCGCACCACCTCGTAGAACAGCCACCCCTTGTCCGCGTGCAGccctgcagcgtcgccagccTTGGCGAAGCTCTGACACGGGAAGCCGCCTGTGAGCACGTCGTGCGTGGGAAAGAAGGCGCTGGGTATCTCGGTGATGTCGCCGACGAGGAACGGCACAGAGCGCGCTGTGGCGTCAGGAAAGCCTCCCTCCATCGCTGCGTGgtcctcggctgctgcggaggcggcagcggacaaGGCGGTcccgctgcggaggcggccgccgccgcgctgagTGAGTAAGCCTCTGGTGTCTTCTCCGGGATCTTCTTGCTTCGCGTTTGGCAGCTGTAGGGCGGCTGGACAGTCGTGCAGGCAGCGGTGGTTGAGTGCGTAGACGATCTGCGCAGGAGGCGCGAACTCCACGGCGAAAGCGGCACGGCCACCAACGCGCTCCAGGCCACTGCGGAACATGCCAATGCCTCCAAACAACTCGGAGAACGTGAAAAACGGACTGCAGACGGTGTTGGCATCTCGAGAGAGGCCCCCCGGCGGAGCGCTACTGCGCTGGAGGGTGGCAGCCGATAGTGATGGCGCACCCGCTTCCGATGATGGCGACGCACACGGgctgtctgccgccgcctcatcaCGTTgggcgaggcggtggtgacgctgcagcaatgctgcgcgccgcatcgctgcgAGCGCAGATGGCATCTCCGCTAGCACCGGGCAGCACACACGGTGGAACCGCCGGACGCCCCGGATGTAAGCCACCGGTGTAGATGATTTCATCGACTCGTGTCCGTCAGCACCGTCACTTTCGGTGCTGGGGCCGCCACTCGATCCAtcagaagagagaagcgcgcgAAGCTCCGTCTCCGCAAACTCGCCGACTACGTGCGCCGCCATGTACAGTGGCCACCTTGTGCCTGCTCGCTCCGCACAGgggacgcgcagcagcgaaagaAATTCTTCACCTTCGACGGAGTCGCGCGCTGTGATGAGCGCACACCGTTCACACATCACTGCTGGggcagatgcgcgcgcactAGTCAAATGCGCCTCAGACGTGAAGAGACTTGTGGGCGGAAGTGCGCTGATGCCATCGTTTCCTGAAAGCcctgtcctcctccccgtCTGCGTGGCCATCACAAGCTGTACTGCCTCGGCCTCGGTCGTCTCACGAAGGTGCACCAGCGTCTCCCTCAGGCCGCAGGCCGCGTCCTCAGTGGCGCCGCCCCCATGCCCTTCAGGCGCGCTCGCCGATAGCCTGATCTCCAGCGCATCCGCCACCTCGGCAAAGTGCTCGCCGTCGAACACAGTGACGTTACGCCCTGGCTTCAGTCGTCGGgccgcgcgcagccgcgccacaaGAGGCGCCAGCTCTTGCTTCGAGCGGACCACGAAGACACCAGCTGGGTACGAAGGCGGGTAGGACCTCGCGGACGCCATCGTCGATGCGGTCTCTAGCCatcacgcgtgcgcgcatacAGGTGTGAGGTGGACATCGTTGTGCatggaaggagagaagaTCGGAACGGGAGCAGAGGGTAGCGGCCGAGGTTGTAATAGCAGCATAAAAGAGAAAACAAGATGGGAAGCAACCAGAGCGTACGGCGGCGTAGAAAGCAGAGGCGTGctgaggagaggaagggggggaAGGACTGCAGAGGGCTGAGCAAACCGTTGTGtccgcccccccctcacTCTGGCCATATTTACCGCTtcgagtgtgtgcgtgcgtgtatgcaaACTCCCTCGAAGGTGAGCAGGGGGTGTGTGGGTTGAGAGGGGGCTGCACGGAAGGCACTGCACACCAGGATGCCTCCTTTCGAGCGAGATGGGG is a genomic window of Leishmania donovani BPK282A1 complete genome, chromosome 25 containing:
- a CDS encoding modification methylase-like protein; its protein translation is MASARSYPPSYPAGVFVVRSKQELAPLVARLRAARRLKPGRNVTVFDGEHFAEVADALEIRLSASAPEGHGGGATEDAACGLRETLVHLRETTEAEAVQLVMATQTGRRTGLSGNDGISALPPTSLFTSEAHLTSARASAPAVMCERCALITARDSVEGEEFLSLLRVPCAERAGTRWPLYMAAHVVGEFAETELRALLSSDGSSGGPSTESDGADGHESMKSSTPVAYIRGVRRFHRVCCPVLAEMPSALAAMRRAALLQRHHRLAQRDEAAADSPCASPSSEAGAPSLSAATLQRSSAPPGGLSRDANTVCSPFFTFSELFGGIGMFRSGLERVGGRAAFAVEFAPPAQIVYALNHRCLHDCPAALQLPNAKQEDPGEDTRGLLTQRGGGRLRSGTALSAAASAAAEDHAAMEGGFPDATARSVPFLVGDITEIPSAFFPTHDVLTGGFPCQSFAKAGDAAGLHADKGWLFYEVVRVLAATRPTAFLLENVEHLVEVEAGAQLAVILARLRRPASALSTPTAEDVALEYEVQHVVVDGGALTPQTRKRVYFFGFRVASPLVPARAVPLDRALCQSALPRADDGEASAAAARVVADALQRIKAASLDSPYRIVQELLVAPSTVDLSYSTPQGRSIQDEPTSTSHGEKSAAHSSAHGDVQLTSAQWEAVRRSRTYRQNPLWRLCDVQGRARTLLGSYRTSYQLYSEFVPFSSERTQHEVVAMLLEKTPLKPGDDADDVRAGGSENPAIPAPPPPPLRFFALRECARLQGIEDTFLLPHDTTQLSSSADGATPPGAAVIPAAVLRQVPSGAVYKLIGNAVNPRVVACLGGAIASYLQERRR
- a CDS encoding ribosomal protein S25, producing the protein MPPKAGQTKKAKMEAANKGAKKTTKKWSKGQSREALQNAVMFDKETYDKLRSEVPKYKLITPSIISDRLKIAVSIAAAGLKQLCREKLIRLVSCSSKTRVYTRIVQAAPAEAAAAAPAAE